The proteins below come from a single Zhouia spongiae genomic window:
- a CDS encoding SIR2 family NAD-dependent protein deacylase, which produces MNNTKEKLVVLTGAGISAESGINTFRDANGLWEGHDIMEVASPLGWKNNPELVLDFYNKRRSQLFEVKPNPAHIALAKLENDFDISVITQNVDDLHERAGSTNVIHLHGELLKARSSFDEDLVYDWKKDICLGDLCEHNSQLRPHIVWFGEAVPMMEPAIEKVTEAGIIMVIGTSMQVYPAASLIHYKKVTAPVYFIDPKPNISESEIPNLEIITDKASTGVPKAISLLLHK; this is translated from the coding sequence ATGAATAACACAAAAGAGAAACTGGTGGTTTTAACCGGAGCCGGGATAAGTGCAGAAAGCGGAATCAATACATTCAGAGATGCCAACGGACTATGGGAAGGACACGATATCATGGAAGTTGCTTCTCCTTTGGGCTGGAAAAACAATCCTGAACTGGTTTTGGATTTTTATAACAAAAGAAGAAGTCAGCTTTTTGAAGTTAAACCAAACCCTGCACATATAGCTTTAGCTAAACTGGAAAATGATTTCGACATCTCTGTCATAACCCAAAATGTAGATGACCTGCATGAAAGAGCCGGGTCTACTAATGTGATCCACCTACACGGCGAATTATTAAAAGCCCGCAGTTCTTTTGATGAAGACCTGGTCTATGACTGGAAAAAAGATATTTGTTTGGGTGATCTCTGCGAACATAATTCTCAGCTACGTCCACACATAGTCTGGTTTGGAGAAGCAGTTCCCATGATGGAACCGGCCATAGAAAAAGTTACTGAAGCCGGTATCATAATGGTTATTGGTACTTCGATGCAAGTATATCCTGCCGCAAGTTTGATTCATTATAAAAAAGTAACAGCGCCTGTTTATTTCATTGATCCAAAACCAAATATCTCGGAATCTGAAATTCCAAACCTGGAAATTATCACCGACAAAGCTTCTACCGG
- a CDS encoding TrmH family RNA methyltransferase, with translation MADLKLLEYLEGFLTEERKTKFMDVLSRRTRHFTIATEDVYQMHNASAVIRSCDVFGIQDAHLIEEKFGKRLDSKIAMGAQKWVDIHRYSSTAECMKTLKANGYKIIATTPHDDSCYLDEFDITQQSAFFFGTELNGLSEEIIKNADGFLKIPMAGFTESLNISVSAAIILEHVTTKLRKSDIEWKLTHEEVLEKRVDWSKKSIRSIDDILQRFYEIS, from the coding sequence ATGGCCGACTTAAAATTATTGGAGTACCTGGAGGGATTTTTGACTGAAGAACGCAAAACCAAATTTATGGACGTTTTATCGAGAAGAACCCGTCATTTTACCATTGCGACTGAAGATGTATATCAGATGCATAATGCCAGTGCCGTGATTAGAAGTTGTGATGTATTCGGCATTCAGGACGCCCACCTGATTGAAGAAAAGTTCGGGAAGCGTTTAGATAGTAAAATAGCTATGGGAGCGCAAAAATGGGTAGATATACATCGTTATTCGAGTACCGCTGAATGCATGAAAACCCTTAAGGCCAACGGGTATAAAATTATAGCAACCACACCCCATGATGATTCCTGCTATCTTGATGAATTTGATATAACACAGCAGTCAGCTTTCTTTTTCGGGACAGAACTGAATGGACTTTCGGAGGAGATTATTAAGAATGCAGATGGTTTTTTAAAAATACCAATGGCCGGATTTACCGAAAGTTTAAATATATCAGTTTCTGCAGCTATTATTTTAGAGCATGTTACAACCAAGCTCAGGAAATCGGATATAGAATGGAAATTAACTCATGAAGAGGTGCTTGAGAAGAGAGTAGATTGGTCTAAAAAATCAATCAGGAGCATTGATGACATATTGCAGCGCTTTTATGAAATCAGCTGA
- a CDS encoding SRPBCC family protein, with protein sequence MTIIIYIIIAIIGVVLLLTIIAPKNYHVSRHITIDKPLPEVFDYLKYVKNQSRWSPWEAKDPEMQKDFVGTDGMVGFVSKWKGNKEVGEGEQEITNIVKNKVVETQLRFLKPWKSVSDAYIKVSEVTENITKVTWGFQGENKFPMSIFMLFMNMDKTVGKDFEEGLGKLKRVLEKQ encoded by the coding sequence ATGACGATTATTATATATATCATTATAGCTATTATAGGTGTTGTTCTGTTGTTGACGATCATTGCTCCGAAAAATTATCATGTAAGCAGGCATATCACGATCGATAAACCCTTACCGGAAGTATTTGATTATTTAAAGTATGTTAAAAATCAAAGCCGGTGGTCTCCGTGGGAAGCCAAAGATCCGGAAATGCAAAAGGATTTTGTAGGGACAGACGGAATGGTGGGTTTTGTTTCCAAATGGAAAGGAAATAAAGAGGTTGGTGAAGGTGAACAGGAAATAACAAATATTGTGAAAAATAAAGTTGTAGAAACCCAACTGCGTTTTTTAAAACCTTGGAAATCTGTTTCTGATGCTTATATCAAGGTTTCGGAGGTAACAGAGAATATAACGAAGGTAACATGGGGGTTTCAGGGTGAGAATAAGTTTCCGATGAGCATTTTTATGTTGTTTATGAATATGGACAAAACCGTAGGGAAGGATTTTGAAGAAGGCCTTGGTAAGTTGAAAAGAGTATTGGAAAAGCAATAA
- a CDS encoding VOC family protein has protein sequence MEHNMVGWFEIPVTDMDRARKFYESVFDIKIHLEDFNELKMGWFPWAEGKPGAAGSLVLHKDWYQPSDSLGPLLYFSSEDVQYHIDKIERAGGKVLQPKTLIKEDIGYMGVFIDTEGNRIALHSRE, from the coding sequence ATGGAACATAATATGGTGGGCTGGTTTGAAATCCCTGTTACAGATATGGACAGGGCCAGGAAGTTTTATGAATCGGTATTCGATATAAAAATACATTTAGAAGACTTTAATGAATTGAAAATGGGATGGTTCCCCTGGGCGGAAGGAAAACCGGGGGCTGCAGGATCTTTAGTGTTGCACAAAGACTGGTATCAACCCAGTGATTCGCTGGGGCCTTTATTGTATTTTTCTTCTGAGGATGTCCAGTACCATATTGATAAAATTGAACGGGCCGGAGGTAAAGTACTTCAGCCGAAAACCCTTATCAAAGAGGATATAGGTTATATGGGAGTATTTATAGATACAGAAGGCAACCGTATCGCATTACATTCCAGGGAATAA
- a CDS encoding carboxypeptidase-like regulatory domain-containing protein codes for MKKSLFFLFTAFISLMSFAQERDDSVKGIVVNAQTDLPMDNVHVLNLNQVLGTITNEEGDFEIAAKVNDTLYFSFIGYKSFSVRVTNDMLKFQNTKVSLTEMAYALEDVVVRPFQLTGYLEIDSKNIPISNAPRYSISGLNIGYEGGKSSTTGVTSVLGALFNPADFLHKLFGKKPKQMRKLRQMQENDEIRNLLASKFDRETLAALLQVNTNEIDDILRYCNYSDDFIKSANDLQILDAVSACYEEYKVLNRKNK; via the coding sequence ATGAAAAAAAGCTTGTTCTTTTTATTTACCGCTTTTATCAGCTTGATGTCTTTTGCCCAGGAAAGAGACGATTCGGTAAAAGGTATTGTGGTAAATGCTCAAACTGACTTGCCAATGGATAATGTTCATGTACTAAATCTGAACCAAGTACTCGGTACCATTACCAACGAAGAAGGGGATTTCGAAATTGCTGCCAAAGTAAATGACACCTTGTATTTTTCTTTTATCGGTTACAAATCATTTTCAGTTAGGGTCACCAATGACATGCTGAAATTTCAAAACACCAAGGTCAGCCTCACCGAAATGGCCTATGCACTGGAAGATGTGGTTGTCAGACCCTTCCAACTTACAGGATACCTGGAAATAGACTCCAAGAACATTCCGATAAGCAATGCTCCAAGATATAGTATCTCGGGACTCAATATTGGTTATGAAGGAGGAAAAAGCAGTACTACCGGCGTAACCAGCGTTTTAGGGGCTTTATTTAACCCTGCGGATTTCCTCCATAAGCTGTTTGGAAAAAAACCAAAACAAATGCGGAAACTCCGCCAAATGCAGGAAAACGATGAAATCAGAAATTTACTCGCTTCAAAGTTTGACAGGGAGACTCTGGCTGCTTTGCTACAAGTAAACACTAATGAAATTGATGATATTTTACGTTACTGCAATTATTCCGACGATTTTATTAAAAGTGCCAACGACCTGCAAATACTGGATGCAGTCAGTGCATGCTATGAAGAATATAAAGTTCTTAACAGGAAAAACAAGTAA
- a CDS encoding DEAD/DEAH box helicase: MNQFELLGLDELLLNAINDMGFETPSEVQEKAIPILLSQDTDMVALAQTGTGKTAAFGFPLIQKINTEDRTTQGLILSPTRELCLQIASELKNYSKYIKDLNVVAIYGGASITDQAKKVKRGAQIIVATPGRMQDMINRSLVDISKIEYCVLDEADEMLNMGFYEDIKSILSHTPKDKSTWLFSATMPKEVSQIAKKFMSDPLEITVGNKNSAAQNVQHEYYVVNGRDRYLALKRLADANPDIFSVVFCRTKRDTQSVAEKLIEDGYNAAALHGDLSQNQRDIVMKTFRTRQIQMLVATDVAARGIDVDDVTHVINYQLPDEVETYTHRSGRTGRAGKSGTSMVIVAKSEIRKIKAIERIIKKKFDEKKVPNAEEVCEIQLYHLASKIKNTEINPEVNHYLPAIYDVLEGLDREELIKKLVSVEFTRFFDYYKRAKDLNVDMNRREEISSNGDVRYFINIGEKDGYDWRTLKDFLRDVMELGRDDIYKVDVKDSFSFFNTDAAHSEAILDMFSQFKLDGRYINVEVSKNTKDRRRKDKPRRKKGGDSKNSFKRKRRK, encoded by the coding sequence ATGAATCAATTTGAATTACTAGGACTAGACGAATTGTTGTTAAATGCAATCAATGACATGGGGTTTGAAACGCCATCAGAAGTACAAGAAAAAGCAATTCCTATCCTACTCTCACAAGATACCGACATGGTTGCTCTGGCGCAAACCGGTACCGGTAAAACAGCCGCCTTTGGGTTTCCACTTATTCAGAAGATAAACACCGAAGATAGAACTACACAGGGGTTAATACTATCACCGACAAGGGAACTTTGCTTACAGATTGCAAGCGAGTTAAAGAACTATTCTAAATACATAAAAGATTTAAACGTAGTTGCCATATATGGTGGTGCCAGCATTACAGATCAGGCAAAAAAAGTAAAAAGAGGAGCGCAGATCATAGTAGCTACTCCAGGTAGAATGCAAGACATGATCAATCGTTCGTTGGTTGACATTTCTAAAATAGAATACTGCGTACTTGATGAAGCAGATGAAATGTTAAACATGGGCTTCTACGAAGACATCAAATCCATTCTTTCGCACACTCCTAAAGACAAATCCACCTGGTTGTTTTCTGCAACCATGCCAAAAGAGGTTTCTCAGATAGCCAAGAAGTTCATGTCCGACCCTTTAGAGATTACTGTTGGAAATAAAAATTCAGCAGCTCAAAATGTTCAACATGAGTATTATGTGGTTAACGGAAGAGACAGGTATCTTGCTCTGAAACGCCTGGCAGATGCCAATCCGGATATCTTCTCGGTTGTTTTCTGTAGGACTAAACGAGATACGCAAAGTGTTGCTGAAAAACTTATAGAAGACGGTTATAACGCTGCTGCGCTGCATGGTGATTTAAGCCAAAATCAGCGCGATATCGTAATGAAAACTTTCAGAACACGCCAGATTCAGATGCTTGTTGCAACTGATGTTGCTGCAAGAGGAATCGACGTTGATGATGTAACCCATGTTATCAACTACCAGCTCCCGGATGAAGTAGAAACATATACGCATCGTAGCGGTAGGACAGGAAGGGCCGGTAAGTCAGGAACTTCTATGGTCATTGTCGCTAAAAGTGAAATAAGAAAAATCAAGGCGATTGAAAGAATCATCAAAAAGAAATTTGATGAAAAGAAGGTTCCCAACGCTGAAGAAGTATGCGAAATTCAATTGTATCACCTGGCCAGCAAGATCAAGAATACTGAGATCAATCCGGAAGTAAACCACTATCTGCCTGCTATATATGATGTTCTGGAAGGATTAGATCGCGAAGAACTCATTAAAAAACTTGTTTCTGTTGAATTTACCCGATTCTTCGACTATTACAAACGCGCTAAAGACCTTAATGTAGACATGAACAGAAGGGAAGAAATTTCCAGCAATGGTGATGTGCGTTATTTTATAAATATCGGTGAAAAAGACGGGTACGACTGGCGCACTTTAAAAGATTTCTTGAGAGATGTAATGGAATTAGGCAGAGACGACATCTACAAGGTAGATGTAAAAGACAGTTTCTCTTTCTTTAATACCGATGCAGCTCATAGTGAAGCTATTTTAGATATGTTCTCACAGTTTAAACTGGATGGGCGTTATATTAATGTTGAAGTATCAAAAAACACCAAAGACAGAAGACGTAAAGATAAGCCAAGAAGAAAAAAAGGTGGTGATTCTAAAAATTCATTTAAACGTAAACGCAGAAAATAA
- a CDS encoding non-canonical purine NTP diphosphatase, which produces MKLVFATHNKNKLLEVKALLPKHIELLSLDDIGCTEDIPETSDTIEGNAIQKANYVSEKYRVNCFADDTGLEVRALNGEPGVLSARYAGEEKDAQANMNKLLAALKDKNNREARFKTAIAVNLASEKVIFTGIANGIITDRQYGDKGFGYDPVFIPDGYNKTFAELPLSVKNEISHRAKAMYQLIDYLK; this is translated from the coding sequence ATGAAACTAGTATTTGCCACACACAATAAAAATAAACTATTAGAGGTTAAAGCCTTGCTCCCTAAGCATATTGAATTATTGAGCCTTGACGACATAGGCTGTACAGAAGATATTCCTGAAACTTCCGATACTATTGAAGGCAATGCCATTCAAAAAGCGAATTATGTTTCTGAAAAGTATCGGGTAAATTGCTTTGCAGACGACACCGGATTAGAAGTAAGAGCCCTTAACGGTGAGCCCGGCGTACTGTCTGCACGTTATGCCGGAGAAGAAAAAGATGCCCAGGCCAATATGAATAAATTATTAGCCGCACTGAAAGATAAAAATAACAGGGAAGCCCGTTTTAAAACAGCCATAGCCGTAAATTTAGCGAGTGAAAAAGTGATCTTTACCGGTATTGCAAACGGCATTATAACAGACCGGCAGTATGGAGACAAAGGATTCGGTTACGATCCGGTGTTTATTCCCGACGGATACAATAAAACTTTTGCAGAACTTCCTCTTTCCGTCAAAAACGAAATCAGTCACCGTGCCAAGGCCATGTATCAACTCATTGATTATCTGAAATAA
- the rlmH gene encoding 23S rRNA (pseudouridine(1915)-N(3))-methyltransferase RlmH, whose translation MNIKLIAVGKTDNIHLQQLISEYDKRLGFYIKFSLEIIPDIKNAKNLSEDQQKEREGQLILKKIQPADRLILLDENGKNFSSEDFSGFIQKKLNSGIKQLIFAIGGPYGFSTEVYQKAQGKVSLSKMTFSHQMVRLFFVEQLYRAFTILRNEPYHHR comes from the coding sequence ATGAATATCAAACTAATCGCAGTAGGCAAAACCGACAACATTCATTTACAGCAACTTATCAGTGAATACGATAAAAGGCTTGGGTTTTATATAAAGTTCTCCCTGGAGATCATCCCTGATATAAAAAATGCGAAGAACCTTTCTGAAGACCAGCAAAAAGAAAGAGAAGGGCAACTTATCCTGAAAAAAATACAACCAGCAGACCGGCTGATCCTTCTGGATGAAAACGGAAAAAACTTTTCATCAGAAGATTTTTCCGGTTTTATACAAAAAAAATTGAATTCGGGCATCAAACAATTAATATTTGCCATAGGTGGTCCGTATGGTTTTTCAACCGAAGTATATCAAAAGGCCCAAGGGAAAGTATCTCTATCAAAAATGACATTCTCGCACCAAATGGTCCGTCTGTTTTTTGTCGAGCAATTATATAGGGCCTTCACCATCTTAAGAAACGAACCATACCACCACCGCTAA
- the nadC gene encoding carboxylating nicotinate-nucleotide diphosphorylase, with product MISEEQFQHELQLIIKNAIREDVGDGDHSSLACIPVTAIGRAKLLVKDSGLIAGVDFAKRVFAAVDKRLEVETLIPDGTVVGHGDIVFYVEGASQSILKAERIVLNAMQRMSAIATKTNKYVKLLEGSGTHILDTRKTTPGIRALEKWAVKIGGGMNHRFALYDMVMLKDNHIDFAGGITSAIEKTQEYLKRNNKDLKIIVEARNLDEVREIMRSEGVYRILLDNFTYADTRKAVELIGDRCQTESSGGINESTLRKYAECGVDYISSGALTHSVHNMDLSLKAV from the coding sequence ATGATTTCCGAAGAGCAATTTCAACACGAGCTTCAACTGATAATTAAAAATGCCATCAGGGAAGATGTAGGGGATGGGGACCATAGTTCGTTGGCTTGTATTCCTGTAACGGCTATAGGAAGGGCAAAGCTGTTGGTTAAGGATTCCGGATTGATTGCCGGAGTAGATTTTGCAAAGAGGGTATTTGCAGCGGTAGACAAAAGACTTGAGGTTGAAACTTTAATACCCGATGGTACTGTTGTTGGCCATGGAGACATTGTTTTTTATGTTGAAGGTGCTTCGCAGAGTATTTTAAAGGCAGAGCGCATCGTTTTGAATGCCATGCAAAGAATGAGCGCCATTGCTACAAAAACAAACAAATATGTGAAACTGTTAGAAGGCAGCGGAACTCATATTTTGGATACCCGAAAAACGACTCCCGGAATACGCGCCCTCGAAAAATGGGCCGTTAAGATAGGTGGAGGGATGAATCATCGCTTTGCGTTGTATGACATGGTTATGCTGAAAGACAACCACATAGATTTTGCAGGAGGAATCACCAGTGCAATCGAAAAAACACAGGAATACCTGAAGAGGAACAACAAAGACCTGAAAATTATTGTCGAGGCCAGAAATCTGGATGAAGTAAGGGAAATTATGAGATCTGAAGGCGTATACAGAATCCTGTTGGATAACTTTACTTATGCCGATACCCGAAAAGCGGTTGAGTTAATTGGAGACCGGTGTCAGACGGAATCTTCGGGAGGTATTAACGAAAGTACATTAAGAAAATATGCAGAATGTGGAGTTGATTATATATCTTCAGGAGCATTAACACATTCAGTGCATAATATGGACTTGAGTCTAAAAGCAGTGTAG